The Solanum pennellii chromosome 7, SPENNV200 DNA segment ttgtcTAGTAGAAAATGTTGCTATAATAGCTAGCATTCAGCTGCAAGACACCCACAACTACCTTCTAATGTTATGCGATAATGCATGTGtgcattcttttcttttagctcttctgattttccttcattttgttgaataatgatttagAGGATACCGCTACAGGTGCATTTTgaataatatttgttttgacCGCCACACACTTTTTCCCCTCATTTTCTCCTTTTACCTAATCTCCTTGCCTTCTTTGTGTAGGAGGAGTCTTCAAGCTCGAACTATTTTTACCTGAAGAGTACCCAATGGCTGCTCCTAAGGTATGTACACACATTAAGGATTGGCAATTTTTCTGGCAATGGCTGTTTTAACAAAGTTCAGTTGATGTTCTTGATTTTTGGTTCTTGAAATGGTATCTCAGAGCTTTGGAATGGataaagatttattttttttgactgaTATTTTCTGAAAGCAAATATCAAgatacaatttaaaaatttcttgcAATCGACACGGCTGTTGTAGGTGTTGTATATGTATTTTTCCCTGTTTCGTTTTCCCTTTTCTAGCTATGTTTGgctctttttaattatttgttgatATTGCCTTCTCTCTCCTGGTGGAGTGTTATATCTCAATTTGAATCTGCCTTTTCACTCATAGCCAGATGTCTATTTCTTTATGTTCGGCAATATGTTGCGACATTTTAACTTTGTGATGTATCATTCTGGATTCGAAACTTCTCAGATGTTAAAACTTTGCTGCTTTCTTTTACACTGTTACTATCTGTTTTTTTGGTCAACAAGTAACATTTTCattcaacaaaaattatttatacaaatcaGCAAGCTCTTTTTGGACTTAAAGCTAGATCTCACAGAACCTTGCTATACAATTTAGCTAATTCAGGTAGTAATCTATCAACTGTgtaaaagaaaacatttaacTAGGATATCCTATTAGCTGCTCCAGATGAGGCTTCTATCTGTGGTGTCTTTGGCCTTCAATGTGCACCTGTATGGCAATCTCCTTTAGTCCCCTTGCTGTGCTCGCCCTTGTGATTGTAAatcttcttttgtttctttcagTCCAGATGTTGTAAATGGTTGCTGCAAAACAGAATCCCAAAATTCCAGCTCTTGGTCTACTATTCTTGATCCTATCTATCATCCATTTGACTTCCCAATCCCAGCTGCCTAGTTGTCTGTGATAACCTAACCAGTTTAGTGTTGCTGTCCATTTATAAGAAGAATAAGGATAGGTCTAATAGAACAGGTGATCGAAATTCTTTATTTCAGCAATCTGTCCACAGTTGATAGTTTCCTCTGTAATGCCATCCACAAAATGAATTGATGCCTTGGCAACAGACCTTTGACCTGTACCAAATGTTTCCATTCAACTGGAGGGTATTGAGGTCTAAGTATCACATAGTTGTTCTTGATGCTGGATTCAGGGTTCTTCCTTCCATCAGTTTTCCAGGACATATTAGTATACTATGCTCTTGCATCATATAACTTTCTTATAATCTAGCATGCTTGCTTTGGGGTGGTCATAGTAGATAGGTCCTTATTCTTGATGTATAAAGTATGTACCCACACTATCCACAGCTTGTCCTTCTGTCCTAGTGCCATAACAGTTTAGATAGAGCTGCCTTGTTCTATATATGCCCATCAATCACACTCAGTCCCCCTACTGCCTTTGGCATACAAACTTTTTTCCCATGCTACCAGTGCTTTCTTTGAACAATTGTCGCTACCAGTCTGGAGGAAGGTTCTGCACACAGTTGTCACCATTGTTGTAATCTTCTTTGGCAATAAAAAGATTTGTGCCCAATAAGTCTGCATCTTAAATAGGACACTCTTTATGAGTTGAAGTTTGCCACTATAAGTAAGGAATTTTGATGTCCAGCATTTCACCCTAGCTATCATTCTCTCAACTAGGGGTAAATACTGATGTACTAATAATATCTGTTATTTACTGCTGCCTAATTGAATATGTTAGGTGAAATGTTTATGCAGTTTGTACTTTTTTCTTGACAAGAAAAGAAGGTAAAAATCTATGCAGTTTGTATTGCAATTTGATCATGATATTTGTTAATAGATGCTCAAGCCTGATGTGAGATGCATTGACAAGGAAACTCATGACagttgaaaaactaagagacaagtGTATTAATCCTATCATGTTTCACAACTTTGTACATGTTAAGGTTGCTTTTCTAGGAGTACTAGTTAGATGACTGTTTCTCCCACATTCTGCTTCCATTTATATGCAGTGTAGGGTTGTGAAAATATAGTACACTCGGGCTACCTAGATATTGGTTTTACTGGAACTATGAGTAGTGCTGGAATAAATGAATTACTTAAAGTCTGTTACTCTGTGGAAGTGACAATGTGCAAATACCATTGGAACTTCATCTAGTAATTTGATTTAAACCCAACTATATAAATGATCAATTTGTTTTGTATTATTGACTTTTTTGAGAAAGGTAACATCTTTTTGTATTATTGACTAGTTTGAGTCAGGACTCTGATTAGATTTTTCTTCTGGAATATGATTTGATTGTCCATGATCAGGATATCAGCTATTGAAGGAAATTAAGATTAGGATAATTGTAGCTCTTGTTCTCAtcgactatttttttttttgctgaaCTGCTCTTTATTTGTTGACATCTTTTAGTTCTCTGTCTAGTCTAATCTCAAATTTATCTCACTTTCATGGGTAAGGTTTACTCAGACCGCTTTTGGCTACAGTTGTTTGTACCTTTGGTTTCAATTGAACTGATAAGTGAGATGCTTGTTTATGAACTTTGCAAACCCTATTTCTTTTGGCTTACATGTGTTGGCATAGCCACTGTTACTTTTCTTGGAAACTAGGTTGCAGTTATGGTGCAGCTTTGTTTCAGTAATTAAACAGAATTATGATGAGATTTATTATTTGGGAGTACATTTTCCTACCAAAAGATTTAGAATCCTAGGGGCTGAGATGGATAGGACTAAGAAAACCCGGGTTGTGAGAGGAACTGTTTGTCAAACTTGGATTTGCTGCTGTAattctatgttttttttagATAGTTCTATCAaataattctcaaaaaaaaaaactctgttttttttttttagataattctATCAAATATGAACTTACGACAGTGATTCATATGGACATGTGCTGTGTGAGGGTTTCTTGGATTTATTATGTTTAGTTGGTATTCAGACTTACAATCCATTGTATTATTGTATATAAAGGATGTCATGACCTTAATTCTGCCGTGGACAGTCCTTAAAATGCTAGGGTTCCCTACTTTATTTTTTGTAGATGAATGAAGATACTAAATCTGGATGTTAGATAAAATATTCCACTTTTCCTGGGTGCTTTTCATGGTACATTTTTAGATGTAGTACCTGGTGTTGCTCAGCTTTTGCTGGAAGCTTACTATTCAAATGATTCTGGACTCTTAAACATGACATGTACCCTTCATCTTAATAATTGTAGATTATATATGCTTGTGCACACTTTTATTTTCTGTACGCATTTAACATGTTGTAAAGTTTTGCTATGCGTATAGTGTCTGTTAGTCATTGATCAATTTGCATCCCAACAGGTTCGATTCCTCACCAAAATCTACCATCCGAACATCGATAAGGTCTGTTGTCCttatcaagtttttcatatccATACACATAGATACAAGCCATAAAATACCTTGCTTATTTATGCCTTTTGATGTGAAGCTTGGAAGGATATGTCTTGATATTCTTAAAGACAAATGGAGTCCTGCTCTTCAAATCCGTACTGTACTTTTGAGgtattaataatttatcatgCTTTGAAATATGTTTCTCATCTCTGTGTACATCAAAAGATGCAAGACTGATGAATACTACGAAAATGAGAACCAGACTAAGCTTTTAAGGTGTTAGAAGTTCAAAAAGTTTACTACTGTTTCAGCATTCAAGCACTTTTGAGTGCTCCAAATCCAGATGATCCACTCTCTGAAAACATTGCTAAGCACTGGAAGTCAAATGAGGTTGAAGCTGTTGAAACGGGTAAGTTGTGTCCTGGTCTTCCAATTTAGAGCTGTAAATGTAAAGTAGAAAATTTTAATCTTATGCAAATCTGTATACGCATTCTTGTTCAATCCTTGATTTGACTTTCGTTTTTCTTCAATGATCCAGCTAAGGAGTGGACACGCCTATATGCTAGTGGTGCATGAAGATATAGCAACGAAATgttcaaaataacaaaaatcatgGAATGTAATCAATATTGACTGGCTTATCAATATGAACCTGGATAGCACCCTCcaaatttgtataattgaaCGTGACATCCTTTTGTTTTTTAATGTTCAGGAATGAACTTTGTTACAACAACACTGGAAATGGTAAGGATTTTGTCACTGCAAAGAGTAGTAAATGATTCAGATCTGTGGGTTTGGAATTGGAAAGTACTGTTGCTGCACAGCTTCTATTAACCTCCATAGATTTGTTTCAGAAAATTGAATTTTCGAAAGGGAAATCCTTTGTTTGACCCtttttattctctcttttctttcttttccgcCCTATCCTGCATTTTGTTTGTTCGGGTTCTGTATGctgctttttctcctcttttcagATAAATTGTCCTTCATTCAACCTTTTTGTCCTACCCTTCCCTATCTAAAGACCCCAAAACAATGTGAAACGACGATAATCAAACTGTAAATATGCACTCATGGGCTTTTCTTGTCTGGTTGTATTGTCATAGAACAAGTATGTTTACAAGGTCTACCATGACTAAAGTGGATGCATTATCTATTGGTCATCTTTGCTATATTATTCATATTAAGGTCCTTTTCAAGTGATTGGGTCCTTTGCAATTgttctattttaaaaaagtactttgaATTAATTTGTTAAATTCCGAGATCAATAAAATGGAGTATTTTGATCAATAGGATATAGATTATATAGCTTTAACGTAATTTGACGGATTAGACTATTGTCTAATTTCATTTATAGTCAAACTGAAGATTATTAATTGAGCATTTAAACATCtgataaaaacatttttatttaatctttgaAACTTTCTAGTTGCGTCTGTTTTGAAATGTTTCTCAATTACTTGAGCTGTAAAATCTCAAACATGTCGCAATCAAAGATCACATATTACAGGTTCTAGTGGCGATTAAAGTTACTAATTTGTTGGAATAATATATAGATATTAGAAACAACAACCGTTGCTTCTAATACTTGCCTTCGTGATAGCAACAACAAAAGTTGCTAATAATGCTAAGCATAACTGCGACTAGAAAAGGCAATAAATATGTGTTTTCAAGACGATAAAAGTTGCTATTACTACAAATTTTTAGTAATGATTTATGTCGTTAAGCGGGACTGAAGTTGCCACTGATAAATACTTTTAGGGCGACAAATATAACTATTTCTGGCAACTAAACTAGCCACAAACATTTCAATGGCGACAATCAAATCCTTTAGCGGTGACAGCAGCTTCCTTTTATGGCAACAATGATAACCTTTAGCGACGACAAGAGTTGCCAATAAAAACCTATGGTGGCAAcacttttttataatttcaGGCGATAGCGACCAATAAAAAACTTCTCGAAGCGACATTTACAACCTTTAGCAGCGTTTGTAGTTGGCAATAACCACTTTTGGTGGCGACAGGTATAACTTATAGCGGCAACTACAATTGCCACTAATACAAACTTTTAATGGCAACGGTTAAAACCTTTAGCGGCAACTGAAGTTGCCAGTAAATAATTAAAACCTTTAGCGGCATTTGTTGTTGCCACAATAACAACTTTTAGTGGCGATAGACATAATTTATAGCAGCGACTGTAGTTGCCGCTAATAACAGCTTTTAGTAGCGGCAGTTGTAACCTTTAGCAGCGAATGCAGTTGTCATTAAAAATAACGGCGATACTTATAACTTTTAGCGCGATTGTAGTTGCCACCAATAACAACTTTTAGTAGCGACAACCGTTGTCATTAACTTTTCGTGGCGACAtttataacttttagcggcGATTGTAGTTGCGACTAATAACTGCTTTTAGTGGCGGCAGATATAACTTATAGCGGCGACAAGGTTGCCAGTGCCGACAGATATAACGTTTGCCACTAATACTAACTTTTAGTGGCGACACTTACAGCTATTGGCGGCGATTGTAGTTGCTACTAATAACAGCTTTAAGTGGCGACTGTTATAACTTATAGAGGCGCCATAGTTGACACTAATACACACCAGCGGCGGATGAAATTGTCACTAATAATTGCTTTTAGTGGcaataaatataacttatagCGGCGACTAAAGTTGCCACTAATACATCCTTTAGTCGTGACATTTAAAAATCTTAGTGGCGACTTGACTATTTTTGGTGGCGACAAGAAATACTTTTTAGTGGCgacatatgataaaaaatagCGGCGACTGTATTTAGGACTAACAATTACTTTTGTTGGCAACAAATATAACTTATAGCGGTAACTAAAGTTGCCACTAATACGAACTTTATTAGCGAGTTATAAAGGCTGCCATAAAAGACCTCAACATACATTCTTTTAGTGGTGACTTATATATCTTTTAGCAAACTAAAGTTGCTAGTAATGCTGACTTTGTAGTGGTAGGAGTATATCTTTTAGCGGGGACAATAGTTGCCACTTCAGTTTTTGGTTGCGACTAGTGCTATTTtacaattaatatcaatttttttttttgatggtGATTATAGGGGTCTATTTGATGTGCATTTGTAAAGTTACATTATTGTCTTATCGCGTCAAATTTATTAGAGAAGTCATAGATttgttttataagtattttctaTTGATTAAATCGAAAACCGAAACTGTTAAGGATGAAAATTGATAAGCtgaaaagcaataaaaatatcttattgGTTTAGTTATTGCCTAAGTGTATTGGTTGTCTTGTAGCTTATATTGtcttttttcttgtcttaatgCTCCTTGTTCCACTTTTCCCCAATACATCCTTCAACAAATGTGGTACTTTTTTacccataaaaaaaaaaaaacttatccaAAATTGATTTATCCATCAACTTATTTTagctaatttaatatttatagttGAATGTAAAATTGTAGTATAGATTTTAATTTACGCAGAGAAGTGTATTAATAACTACTTTTTTGTCTTAATTTatagtaatttattttctttaatttgtctttaaaactattatttttttataattaagatCAATTTAATGttagaatttttctttttaattttagtaaaatatttcataatcaCACGAATATTTAAAACTTGAAAAAGACGCTTAGGGAGGCAGACATGCACATTCTCTTAattgcaaaaagaaaaacaaataaaatatcataggATACAAGGTGGAGGTATTAGGTATACGAGTAgtgatatttataaaatttaaaaaaagaaaaaagaaatattaaagcaacaaataaataaataaataaatagactATAGTACATAAATATCACGTTTCCCCAGCCGAAAGGTATTTGTCATTTTCAGCCgcccaaatatttttttaattatatttaaatacttaattaacCACCTTTTTGCATTTTAGTTAGGCACAAAATACTTTGTATTGGATCCTCCTTGAGCTAATTATTGAGATCAAAATTACCCCTACTCATATGTTTATATTGATTTCGAGCTcgattaatttagatttttattaaataataaaaaaattatttttaagatttagTTAGAATTCACTTGTGAAGATaagataatttcttttttaagacACTTTTTCAATCGTCTTAGTCGGAACTTGTAATTAATATTGGTACAAAGCATAAAAAGTTTGGAactcttttcttattcaaaacttAAGAATTACTCTATTTTCGAACCCTCTGTTGAGCTCTATTTTATTCGcattttcttgtgtttttaAGTGGGAAAAAATCTCTCTGTGTTGTCAACAatctttttttgaaattatttgaaTGGATCTATTCTTTCATTCCGTTTGTTTTTTGCAATTTATCGTACGTTTTCCTTGCCAAGAGCTCCCCGATAATAACACAGGAAGCAACATGTATGTTGTGGCGAAGCAATTTTTTCTCACAATAGATCTAGATGATTATCTCTACCTTCGATACCTAACGAATTTACTTCCATCTCTGATTAGAGAACAGAAAATACTTATATAGGTTAACTCAATTTGTAAAAATTGAGGATTTTTATCTTAACCTTTAAGTCACAAATTCGAACCTTAcactaatttaactttaatatttaaGTAGACAAGAATTAAAAAGACGAGCTAATCAAACTTTAATTTCACTACGTAATTAactctaaatatatttttcattattttagaaaacttaaaaatatttaccattctCACTAAAATCTTTgatgatatatatacataataactATCCATACCATGGACtctaatttattgaaaaattaaaattttatttcttcaagaTTTCGAATTTTTGTTCAAAATCTCTTACAAAGTCAACAAAATTCGTATATAGTCatagaaaatagaaatattataGACAAAAAAATGAGCTTACGACTGACAAGTCGGCGCAAAATATTGcacaattttcattattattggGAATTGGGACTCTTTTAAAAGTTGGCAAATTAAATGCTTAcatgtgatttttttatattttttacaatgAAAAAAGATCAAATCTTAAAAGTATAACCCTCTAGAAGGGGGCAACTTTACTCAACCCATATACAAATAAAGACAACTTATTGACAACTAAAATGGGAATTAGTTTATTCCAAACTTATCCAATTTTGCAAGTACATGGAATATGTTTCGGAGGTGAGATATTTTAAGATTAAGTTTgagattaaaaattaattaatttaaaaataatttgtatttggTGATGTATCTTATTGGCAAACCAAAAGACTTATTAGAGCTCATTGTAACAATACAgatgttatgttatattataagttatttattatCGCATTTTGGTAgagaaatcaaaaaatattatctttatagAAAATTTGATTGTATGGagattttttgtaatttaggTGTTCAAGCACAAATAGAACGAAATCGTTTGTTGCTTTTACCTTTCATTAGAATTGAaacttaaaatcaaaattttcgaACTATTTCATTGACTACTAAATCAGGCACTCCATATTCAAATGTCAAATCCTACCCATTCCCCACTTAAAACCAAGATGAGGTAGGTTAAAGGGGACAATAGATTAAGGAGTGTGTGTATTTCATGTGAATAATAATATACAAGCATGCCTTACATTGAAAATGCTAGCCATCCTAACTACGACCTAACATGGACAAGATAATGATATTGTTCGTGAATAGAGTTATCTAATATCACGTATTCAAAACGACTTAGAGTTATTTGATTTCTATACAAATAACTAACAACatactcaataaaataattgtttatGCAAATTGATTCAAACGCCacgatatttttttaaatgatggAAATAGACAAACCATAGAAAGTGACAAGAGCAACAACCCCTCCTTAAGAGAGTAATTAATTCTATCAAAACCCTGACACTACACTTCTATTCACAAGACCTACCACGTCACTCCATTAAAATTTGTGTACTTGTGACAAGCTGGAAATTTAGAATCTTTATGTTAAATGACCATATTACCCCTATACCTTATGATTGAGaagaaaaatgatattataatgATGTACCGTCAAACCACTCTACAACGACgttatataatataagatattaagaagtaaaaaaaattgagaaattttattGATAGAATAGTTGAGCAAAGAAACATAGTATCAATAACATCACCATATTCATCCTTCTTTCACCAAAACCATAAATAGCCACCATACATCCAACCCCTTAAAACCCAAATAGGCCTCCTCCAAtggtttttgtatatatataatcatatatatacatgtttatgATCCTCATCCAAAGCCAGCCACTTGTTCATCTCTTTAAAATGGccataaaaatcaattttacaaTGTTCACTATTTCTCCTCACAACTCAAGTTTATACTAGGGAAATGTAacctaattttttatgtttttttcatataataagaAAAGTGATTTGAAAAGAGAAAGATTAATGTGGAGATGGGAAGAAGTAGGAACCAAGACAgcaatgaatgaataaaattaaaagggaaaaaaggaGACTAAACTAATCCCTCTGAAGGTTGCTGGCATTTGGCTGCATTGGCTCCTTAATGAGATTTGATTATTatgtagtagtagtagtagtagctCAATTTTGTCATAGGTAAACGGCAAGAATACCGGGTGATTGGAATGATGAGAGAACACGAAGAAGCACGATGACATTGCACTTAAATACTGTAATGCCTCACCGATGATTCTAACACCTCTTGACTTGGGCAGATCATCTCCTTCACGCGGCTTCCCTTTTTGTAAATCTTAAATGTTGGTACGATTCTAACATTCTCTGCATTAGCAATTGACGGGCTCTCTTCCACATCAACCTTCAACACAGAAGAGGAAATGAATACAAGGCATATAAAATAATCAGAAATCGCGGGCAAGACAAGGCATTGCTAAAAGAAATTACCTTGAGAAAATTTATGGAAGGATACTTGGTGGTTAAAGTATCTAAGAAAGGGGATATCTGCTTGCATTGTAGGTTAGATGCTGCTTTGAAATGGACCACAGATGCACCTGCAATTtccaatataataatttatctcTGAATTGCGGAAAATGACTAAGGAGGGTCAAGCTACAAGTGCAGGGGAAAACATACAAGGTGATGAAATCGCAGCTTGAAACTGCTCGAGACCAGAAACTAATTCCACCTCCCCACCAAATTTCATATTGTGAATGTCTTCTCCGCGTGATTTCTTTAATGCAACTTGAGCATGGAATAACGATTCAGCAACCTCGGTGTCATATGGAAGCGCTTTCCTCAAAACCTCATAATCTCTAACAGCTTCAGCCCATCTCTCAAGCTATAATTGATCAAcagttaaaattaattttactcaACAACAGGAACAAGCAAGtgataatatattaatattcttCTAGGAACACACAGACTAGAAAAGATTTTAATATGTCATGTTACCTTGGTATTTGAGGCAGCCCTTCGAAGAAGGGCTTTAGTGTAGTGTGGCTGGAAAGTGAGCGCTCGATTGCAGTCATCCACAGCTTTTTCCCACTGCCCGAGTTTATACCAGCAAGCTGCTCTATTACAATAGAGAACTGAATTTGACGAATCACGCCTGAGACCTTCCCCATAAGCAGCACATGCTTCAGTATACCTTTCGGATTTAAATAGATCATTGCCACGGGTACGAGCCCGTCCCACCGACCTTGTATTGTTGAGAAAAACTGATACTTCAATATTTCGAGGATCAATATGTCCAGCTCTCTCTACTGAACTGATTGCACTTTCAAACCTGCAAGTATCCATGATCCAACTTCTCTTACTCCCCCCACAACCTTATaaaaacttagcaaatcattctATACTGACCTTCCCATAGCCAGGTCAATCTGAGCTTGAACAAAGAACACATATGCCTCTGAAAGCATCCCAAAAATTTTTGACTGTGGTGATCCAGTAGATGGTTCATGCTTCCGAGTAATTGATAAGCTCAACTCTGCATCCTCAACTTGATGTAGCTTCAAAAGAGCTTCTGCTCTACAAGCAAATAGCTGTAAAATTCAATTTCAGTAATTCAGTATCAGCATTCAAACttgcatgcattattttcttcCACATTTGGATCACTAGTATTGCTTTACCTGAGGAGACGCATCTGCTCCAGAAGCAATGGCTGCATTGACTTCTCTTAACGTACGTGTCCAATCACCAACTCTTCGTGCGTCAGTGAATTTGACAATATATTTTTCCACTGCTTGCAACTTCTGCAACTCAGCTTGATCTGGCTGATGTCCTTGGAAACAAATGTGACTTCTGGCTTTCTCAACCTGCCCGAAACTGCAAGAATTAGATTGCTTACATCACAATGCAAAATAAGCAAGGTGAATTTCAAGAACATAATTCAGATAAGGACGCGACACACATGATGCTGAAACAAGCATGTAACTGGGAATTCATGAA contains these protein-coding regions:
- the LOC107026413 gene encoding ubiquitin-conjugating enzyme E2 35, with the protein product MANSNLPRRIIKETQRLLSEPAPGISASPSEDNMRYFNVMILGPTQSPYEGGVFKLELFLPEEYPMAAPKVRFLTKIYHPNIDKLGRICLDILKDKWSPALQIRTVLLSIQALLSAPNPDDPLSENIAKHWKSNEVEAVETAKEWTRLYASGA
- the LOC107026035 gene encoding TPR repeat-containing thioredoxin TTL1-like codes for the protein MSESGRPMSEIGIDGVTDRLKNSLTCVEDGNGVEINKPDFRELDLGSPVSPLRNRPRGFTATTTTTTTTTTTTTTTSSSSNSSGSGSVSGRNGSHLGRKKSESSHSGELSGSVESSPKARGFKPGHARSYSSGGIAVNSPPLNVLPTGNICPSGKILKTGMASKSSKTDVLGSGTGYYGHGSIMRGGTGVKPGGAVGGVDAGATQTANLRGVMAGDTMKRGMLNTDPEELKRLGNENYKKGYFVEALNLYDKAIAISPGNAAYHCNRAAALIGLKRLPEAVRECEEAIKLDPSYVRAHHRLGSLLLSFGQVEKARSHICFQGHQPDQAELQKLQAVEKYIVKFTDARRVGDWTRTLREVNAAIASGADASPQLFACRAEALLKLHQVEDAELSLSITRKHEPSTGSPQSKIFGMLSEAYVFFVQAQIDLAMGRFESAISSVERAGHIDPRNIEVSVFLNNTRSVGRARTRGNDLFKSERYTEACAAYGEGLRRDSSNSVLYCNRAACWYKLGQWEKAVDDCNRALTFQPHYTKALLRRAASNTKLERWAEAVRDYEVLRKALPYDTEVAESLFHAQVALKKSRGEDIHNMKFGGEVELVSGLEQFQAAISSPCASVVHFKAASNLQCKQISPFLDTLTTKYPSINFLKVDVEESPSIANAENVRIVPTFKIYKKGSRVKEMICPSQEVLESSVRHYSI